GGGCACGCCGCTGCTCCTGCGAAATCCGCACAAAGGCCCCCTTTCCTGCGGTGAGCCTACTTGGAGGATCACACATCCGGAGCCGGGTCCGGAGGGCGCCGGTTGATGAGCCCGTGCATAGGTTCGCGGGGGGAGTGGCGGCTTCACTGGAGATCACCCCCCGAACCTGGAGTGACCCATGAAGAGTGAGGTGCATCCGGTCGACGCCCGCCTGCCGGCCGCGCAACTCGGCACGCTCGGGCTGCAGCACGTGCTGGCGATGTACGCGGGAGCCGTGGCGGTGCCGCTCATCGTGGGCGGCGCGCTGAAGCTGCCACCCGACCAGCTCGCCTACCTGATCAACGCCGACCTGCTGATCAGCGGCATCGCCACGCTCATCCAGTGCGTCGGCGTGTGGCGGTTCGGCATCCGGCTGCCCATCATGCAGGGCTGCACGTTCGCGGCCGTTACCCCGATGGTGCTCATCGGCACCACCCAGGGCGGGCTGCCGGCCATCTACGGTGCCGTCATCGTCTCGGGGTTGCTCGTCGTGGCCGTCGCCCCGTACTTCGCCAGGATCGTCAGGTTCTTCCCGCCGCTGGTCACGGGCACCATCATCACGATCATCGGGATCTCGCTGCTGCCGGTCGCGGCCCGCTGGGCCGCCGGCGGGGCGGGCAGCCCGACGTACGGGGAGCCGCGCAACATCGCGATGGCCGCCGCCGTGCTGCTGTTCATCCTGGCGATCTACCGGCTGTCCAAGGGGTTCCTGGGCCGGGTCGCGGTGCTGGCCGGCATCGCGGCCGGCACGCTGGTGGCGATCCCGCTCGGGTTCACCGACTTCTCGAACGTGGGCTCCGCCGCCCTGTTCGGGATCAGCACGCCGTTCGCGTTCGGGCTGCCGACCTTCCAGGTGACCGCGATCATCTCGATGTGCGTGGTCATGCTCGTCTCCATGACCGAGACCACCGGCGACTTCGTGGCGGTGGCCGAGATGACCGGCTCCGAGCTGACCCCGCGGCGGCTGGCGGACGGGCTGCGCGCCGACGGGTTCTCCACCGCGCTCGGCGGCGTGTTCAACACCTTCCCCTACACCGCCTTCGCGCAGAACGTCGGGCTCGTCGGGCTGACCGGCGTGCGCAGCCGCTGGGTCGTGGCGACAGCCGGCGGCATCCTCGTGCTGCTCGGCCTCATCCCGGTGCTCGGCGCGGTGATCGCGGCCATCCCCCAGCCCGTGCTGGGCGGCGCGGGCATCGCGATGTTCGGCACGGTGGCCGCGTCGGGCATCCGCACGCTGTCGAAGGTGAGCTACGAGGGCAACCACAACCTGGTGATCGTGGCCGTCTCCATCGGCGTGGCAGCCATCCCGGTCGGCGCGCCCGACTTCTACGACGAGTTCCCCCACTGGGCCCAGACCATCCTGGACAGCGGCATCAGCACCGGCAGCCTGCTGGTGATCACCTTGAACCTCGTCTTCAACCACCTGCGCTCTGCCCCGGCCGAACGCGGGATGTGATGATGAGTCACGCCTTCCTGCCCGCTCGCACCGGGCAGGAAGGCGTGTCTGGACATTGTTCATCATCAGGTGGGAGTTCGTAGTGGTTCAGCATGTTCTGGTCGCCCCGGACAAGTTCAAGGGGTCGCTGACGGCCGCCGAGGTGTGCTCGCGGGTGTCGGCCGGGCTTGGTGTGCCCACGGTCGAGCTGCCCGTCGCCGACGGCGGTGACGGCACCGTGGACGCCGCCGTGGCATGCGGCTTCGACCGGATCACGATCGAGGTCACCGGGCCGACCGGCGAGCGTGTCCCCGCCTCCTACGCCTGGCAGCCCGCCGGCACCGCCGTGGTCGAGCTGGCGGAGGCGTCCGGGCTGCGCCGCCTGCCCGGCGAGTGCGAGCCGCTGACCGCCACCAGCTACGGCACCGGCGAGCTGATCGCCGACGCCGTGCGCCGCGGCGCCAAGCGCGTGGTGCTCGGGCTGGGCGGCAGCGCCTGCACCGACGGGGGAGCGGGCCTGGCCCAGGCGCTCGGCGCCCGCCTGCTCGACGGCGACGGCCGCGACCTGCCCAGGGGCGGGGCGACGCTGAAGGAGCTGGCCCGCATCGACCTGTCGGGCTTCCTCGACGTCTCCGGCGTGGAGTTCGTGGTGGCCAGCGACGTGGACAACCCGCTGCTCGGCCCGCACGGCGCCGCCGCCGTCTACGGCCCCCAGAAGGGCGCCACGCCCGACGACGTGAAGACCCTGGAGGCGGCGCTGGCCCGCCTGGCCGCCGTCGCCACCGCCACGCACGGGCTGATGGGCGCGGTCGAGCACGACGACGTGGTGCGCGCCATGGGCGTGGCGGGAGCGCCGGGGGCGGGCGCGGCGGGCGGGGTCGGGTTCGCGGCGCTGGCGTTCCTGCACGCCGAGATCAGGCCCGGCATCGACTACCTGCTCGACCTGCTCGGCTTCGGCGAGCTGGTGCAGGGCGCCCGCCTGGTGATCACCGGCGAGGGGTCGCTGGACGAGCAGTCGCTGCGCGGCAAGGCCCCCGTCGGCGTGGCGCAGGCCGCGGCCAGGGCCGGTGTGCCCGTGGTCGCCGTCTGCGGGCGGCGCACGCTCTCCGACGACGAGCTGCGGGCCGCCGGCATCGAGGCCGCCTACGCCCTGACCGACCTGGAGCCCGACCCGGCCCGCTGCATGGCCGAGGCCGGCCCCCTGCTCGAACGCCTCGCCACCCGGCTCGCCGCCGACCGCCACCTGGAGGGCAATGGATGACCCCGTTCGATCTCGTCGTAAGATCCCGCAGGACTGTCACGCCCGAGGGGGAGCGGTCCGCCGCCGTCGCCGTGCGGGGTGAGAAGATCGCCGCCCTGTACGACTACGCCGCGCCCCTGCCCGCGGCCGAGGAGGTGGACCTGCGCGACCTGGCGCTGCTGCCCGGCCTGGTCGACACGCACGTCCACGTGAACG
The nucleotide sequence above comes from Nonomuraea gerenzanensis. Encoded proteins:
- a CDS encoding nucleobase:cation symporter-2 family protein, producing the protein MKSEVHPVDARLPAAQLGTLGLQHVLAMYAGAVAVPLIVGGALKLPPDQLAYLINADLLISGIATLIQCVGVWRFGIRLPIMQGCTFAAVTPMVLIGTTQGGLPAIYGAVIVSGLLVVAVAPYFARIVRFFPPLVTGTIITIIGISLLPVAARWAAGGAGSPTYGEPRNIAMAAAVLLFILAIYRLSKGFLGRVAVLAGIAAGTLVAIPLGFTDFSNVGSAALFGISTPFAFGLPTFQVTAIISMCVVMLVSMTETTGDFVAVAEMTGSELTPRRLADGLRADGFSTALGGVFNTFPYTAFAQNVGLVGLTGVRSRWVVATAGGILVLLGLIPVLGAVIAAIPQPVLGGAGIAMFGTVAASGIRTLSKVSYEGNHNLVIVAVSIGVAAIPVGAPDFYDEFPHWAQTILDSGISTGSLLVITLNLVFNHLRSAPAERGM
- a CDS encoding glycerate kinase, whose product is MVQHVLVAPDKFKGSLTAAEVCSRVSAGLGVPTVELPVADGGDGTVDAAVACGFDRITIEVTGPTGERVPASYAWQPAGTAVVELAEASGLRRLPGECEPLTATSYGTGELIADAVRRGAKRVVLGLGGSACTDGGAGLAQALGARLLDGDGRDLPRGGATLKELARIDLSGFLDVSGVEFVVASDVDNPLLGPHGAAAVYGPQKGATPDDVKTLEAALARLAAVATATHGLMGAVEHDDVVRAMGVAGAPGAGAAGGVGFAALAFLHAEIRPGIDYLLDLLGFGELVQGARLVITGEGSLDEQSLRGKAPVGVAQAAARAGVPVVAVCGRRTLSDDELRAAGIEAAYALTDLEPDPARCMAEAGPLLERLATRLAADRHLEGNG